TTTTCAGTGGTAAATTGATGAAAGATCTGATTGATCTGCAAATTACGTTGAATATAAAGGTTCATGCGCGGTGGCACGACCCACAACCTGGGGTCATTGGGTAAGTCACGTTTACGGGAGACGTTGGCTTTAAGATGAAATAAGTGCTTAGAAGCTGTCCAAGATCTATGATTTTTGATATACTTCTATGTAAAAAGCGAGTTTAAGCTATGAAAAATTATCCCAGCAATATTACTCGGCAACAATTTGAATTAATTCGACCAGCTTTAGAAAATTTTCGTAAGCGAACTAAGCCTCGAAAATATGACCTCTACGAGGTCTTCTGTGCGGTCCTATATGTCTTGAAAACCGGTTGCCAATGGCGTCAAGTCCCCGGTGATTTCCCAGAATGGCGGTCAGTTTACAACTATTACAAAATTTGGTCAACTAAAGCTGAGCCTACGGCTGATTCTTTATTGGAACAAGTTTTAAAAGAATTGTCATTGCTCGGCGAACTTACCAAGGACGTTCAGCTTTAACTTCCTTTATTATCGTTGACGCTCAGAGCGTCAAAAACACCGCTACTGCTGAAAACAAAGGTTACGACGCTGGTAAGAAAATCTCGGGGATTAAGCGCCATCTGGCAGTTGATATCAATGGCTTTCCGCAGGCCATTCACATGACGCGAGCGAACGTCTCTGATCGAGACGGGGCCAGTGCAATGATCGCTTTACATGCCATGCATTTACGCCAGGTTCAAAATGTCTTAGTTGATGGTGGTTATTCAGGCGTTAATTTTCAGCTCGATGTAGCCAGTAATTTAAACGCAACCGTGCAGGTTGCGAAGCGCAATGAGTTGCATCGATTCGAAGTCATGC
The DNA window shown above is from Limosilactobacillus reuteri and carries:
- a CDS encoding IS5 family transposase (programmed frameshift) — protein: MKNYPSNITRQQFELIRPALENFRKRTKPRKYDLYEVFCAVLYVLKTGCQWRQVPGDFPEWRSVYNYYKIWSTKAEPTADSLLEQVLKGIVIARRTYQGRSALTSFIIVDAQSVKNTATAENKGYDAGKKISGIKRHLAVDINGFPQAIHMTRANVSDRDGASAMIALHAMHLRQVQNVLVDGGYSGVNFQLDVASNLNATVQVAKRNELHRFEVMPQRWVVERSFSWLENCRRLWKNCERQLTTSLQMVVLAFLALLLKRF